One window from the genome of Rhodopirellula halodulae encodes:
- the csrA gene encoding carbon storage regulator CsrA, producing MLVLSRHRDESIMIGDDVVVTIVDIRGDKVRLGIEAPQAIPVHRQEVYDAIQRENRRASQTGAGATKDLRPPRD from the coding sequence ATGCTCGTCCTTTCCCGACACCGCGACGAAAGCATCATGATTGGTGACGATGTGGTCGTAACCATCGTTGATATCCGAGGCGACAAAGTGCGTCTGGGCATCGAAGCTCCCCAAGCCATCCCAGTGCACCGTCAAGAAGTCTATGACGCGATCCAGCGAGAGAATCGCCGCGCATCGCAAACAGGTGCGGGGGCGACCAAGGACTTGCGTCCGCCTCGCGACTGA
- a CDS encoding flagellin N-terminal helical domain-containing protein: MQNQRLMHQLNSDQLAIQRQYDQLSTGRRVLSISDDPAAAAQAISLQRGVSRTEQMVRNANSVEAFYQSADVTLDKVDGAIIEARGAAVEAAQSVLSDDQREALAMTIRQQMEAVVSAGNAMFADHQILGGILETDAALEHLSGTVRFNGSQAIGQTKLGDGALTEFTVTAASAIGVGEPFIQGQSLGASLNENTRLIDMRQGEGVQPGVLTVSDGSNFVELDLRQAATIGDVADMFRSVDLDGRSLSFTIGPDSVTVQYADGLPGTLAIRDSEGSRLSSDLLIANPQGFRPPPLVGDRLSPQVTLGTPIADLNNGAGLDLTDGIVIDRGSDRYTIDFSDAETVGDVIIAINRSDAEVRAVLNETSGSIEVHGLRAGVDYSIGENGGQAATQLGIRTADEDTLVSELARGRGLRLNPEGPDLVITRPDGIELELELEDVSTVGDIVDLIRNHPDNQDTQRVLVDLNSVGNGLQLSVPPGADPIRVSQPGVSDAGTYLGWIEPGEASAEGEIQGAFMVLDGRDYQPRDSGGAIDTLLRLETAIRDGDISEIGRLQQRLDEDLDTSTRTRGRVGVWHSALQDSRTAVENENVLLQSQLSDAMDADLAAVISELQARQAALEASMRFIGQTSGITVLNYL, encoded by the coding sequence ATGCAGAATCAGCGGCTGATGCATCAGTTGAACAGCGATCAATTGGCGATTCAACGTCAGTATGACCAGCTCAGTACCGGAAGACGGGTGTTGAGTATCAGTGACGATCCCGCGGCCGCCGCTCAGGCCATCAGTTTGCAACGCGGAGTTTCACGGACCGAGCAAATGGTCCGCAACGCGAATTCGGTGGAAGCATTCTACCAATCCGCCGACGTGACCTTGGACAAGGTGGACGGTGCAATCATCGAGGCTCGCGGCGCGGCGGTGGAGGCGGCTCAGTCAGTCCTGTCTGACGACCAGCGAGAGGCGTTGGCGATGACGATTCGTCAGCAGATGGAAGCGGTGGTCAGTGCGGGAAACGCGATGTTCGCGGATCACCAAATTTTGGGCGGGATCTTGGAAACCGACGCCGCCCTTGAACACCTCAGCGGGACGGTTCGGTTCAACGGTAGTCAAGCGATCGGTCAAACAAAGCTGGGCGACGGAGCCTTGACCGAGTTCACGGTGACCGCAGCATCAGCCATTGGCGTGGGCGAGCCATTCATTCAGGGGCAATCGCTGGGAGCGTCGCTGAACGAGAACACGCGTTTGATCGACATGCGTCAAGGCGAAGGGGTGCAACCGGGCGTGCTGACGGTTTCCGATGGCAGCAACTTCGTGGAACTCGATCTACGGCAAGCGGCAACCATTGGGGACGTGGCGGACATGTTTCGGTCGGTTGATTTGGACGGCCGATCGTTGTCGTTCACGATTGGGCCCGACTCGGTGACGGTTCAATACGCCGACGGATTGCCTGGCACTCTCGCGATTCGCGATTCGGAAGGCAGTCGTTTGTCGTCCGATTTATTGATTGCCAACCCACAAGGTTTTCGGCCGCCGCCGTTGGTTGGCGATCGATTGTCACCCCAGGTGACTTTGGGGACGCCCATTGCTGATCTGAACAATGGTGCCGGCTTGGACCTGACCGACGGAATCGTCATCGATCGAGGATCGGACCGCTACACGATCGACTTTTCAGATGCGGAAACTGTTGGCGATGTGATCATTGCAATCAACCGCAGCGACGCGGAAGTGCGGGCCGTTTTGAATGAAACGAGCGGTAGCATTGAAGTGCACGGCTTGCGTGCCGGTGTGGACTACAGCATTGGCGAAAACGGCGGCCAAGCCGCGACGCAGCTTGGGATTCGCACGGCAGATGAGGACACGCTGGTCAGCGAACTCGCACGCGGTCGCGGATTGCGTCTGAATCCCGAGGGGCCGGATCTGGTGATCACTCGTCCGGACGGAATCGAACTCGAATTGGAGCTGGAAGATGTCAGTACGGTCGGTGACATCGTTGACCTGATTCGCAATCATCCCGACAACCAAGACACGCAGCGGGTATTGGTCGATCTCAATTCGGTCGGCAATGGATTGCAACTCAGTGTGCCTCCCGGTGCAGATCCGATTCGTGTTTCCCAGCCCGGGGTCAGTGATGCGGGAACGTATCTCGGTTGGATCGAACCCGGTGAAGCATCGGCAGAAGGCGAGATTCAGGGGGCTTTCATGGTCTTGGATGGCCGTGATTACCAACCGCGGGATTCGGGAGGCGCGATCGACACGTTGCTGCGTTTGGAAACAGCCATTCGAGATGGCGACATCTCCGAGATTGGGCGTTTGCAACAACGGCTGGACGAGGATCTGGATACCAGCACCCGAACTCGAGGCCGCGTCGGTGTGTGGCATTCCGCTCTTCAGGATTCACGCACCGCCGTCGAGAACGAAAACGTTCTCCTGCAATCGCAATTGTCCGATGCCATGGATGCTGACTTGGCGGCTGTCATCAGCGAGCTGCAAGCCCGGCAAGCTGCTCTGGAGGCTTCGATGCGGTTCATCGGGCAAACCTCCGGAATCACCGTGTTGAACTATTTGTAG
- the fliW gene encoding flagellar assembly protein FliW, whose protein sequence is MRIDSHRFGTLELNADQLFLFPQGLIGMESLHQWALIPDPDNAAVAWLQSAARGDRALAVISPRAFFPDYRVHIGRRDLASLHLTSGSEVYVMTTVAGHVGKLTTNLRAPLMLNLDRRLGCQVITNDDRPMRQPLPTVAAQSAQPLPTSNVRAA, encoded by the coding sequence ATGCGGATTGACAGTCATCGCTTCGGCACGTTGGAGCTCAACGCCGATCAGTTGTTTTTGTTCCCGCAAGGCTTGATCGGAATGGAATCGCTGCATCAGTGGGCGTTGATCCCTGATCCAGACAACGCGGCCGTTGCCTGGCTGCAAAGTGCTGCTCGGGGCGACCGTGCATTGGCCGTTATCAGCCCGCGAGCCTTCTTTCCGGATTACCGCGTTCACATCGGCCGCCGTGACTTGGCGAGCCTGCACCTCACCTCTGGATCCGAGGTGTATGTGATGACGACGGTTGCTGGGCACGTCGGCAAATTGACGACCAACTTGCGTGCTCCATTGATGTTGAACTTGGACCGACGACTTGGTTGCCAAGTCATCACCAACGACGACCGGCCCATGCGTCAACCGTTGCCAACCGTCGCAGCACAATCGGCTCAACCGTTGCCGACTTCCAACGTGCGTGCTGCCTGA